CTGGGGCCGCTGGGGCAGGAACACCCGCTGGCTGCGCCGCAGGGCCGCCAGCTCCTCCGTATCCCGCCACAGGCCGCAGGCCAATCCCGCCAGCGATGCTGCGCCGAAGGCAGTGGTCTCCACCATGGCGGGGCGGTCCACCGGGATCCGCAGCAGGTCTGCCTGCATCTGCATGAGGATGTCCGACACGCTGGCGCCGCCGTCGGCCCGCAGGGCCGTGATGTCGCACCCGGCATCCTGCCGCATGGCCAGCATCAGATCCGTCACCTGATAGGCGATGCACTCCAGCACCGCACGGGCGATATGGGCCCGGCCCGTGCCACGGGTGATGCCCAGAATGGCCCCACGGGCGTACATATCCCAATAGGGCGCCCCCATCCCGGTGAAGGCCGGAACCACCACCACGCCGCCGGAGCTTTCCACGGATTCCGCCAGCCGGTCGCACTCCGGGGCGGAGTCCACCAGCCGCAGCTCGTCCCGCAGCCACTGGATGGTGCTGCCGCCGTTAAAGACGCTGCCCTCCAGTGCATAGGTGGTCCTGCCCCCTACGCTCCACGCCACAGAGCTTACCAGTCCCGCCCGGCTGCGGACCGGCTCCGCCCCCACGTTCATCAGGGTAAAGCAGCCGGTGCCGTAGGTATTCTTGGCCTCACCGGGATGGAAGCAGGCCTGCCCGAAGAGGGCCGCCTGCTGGTCGCCGGCGGCAGCGCACACCGGCACACCTGCCAGCGTCTCCAAGCCGGGAATCCCCGGCTGCACCGTGCCGTAAACAGCGCTGTTCTCCACCGGCCGGGGCAGCATACAGGCGGGGATCTGCAGCAGGCGACACAGCTCCTCATCCCAGCACAGCCGGTGGATATCAAAGAGCATGGTGCGGGAGGCGTTGGAATAGTCGGTGACGTGCTGCCCCGTCAGCTTCCAGATGAGCCACGTCTCCACCGTGCCGAACAGCAGCTCCCCCCGTTCCGCCCGCTGCCGGGCGCCGGGAACGTTATCCAGGATCCAGCGAATCTTGGTACCGGAGAAATAGGCGTCGATGAGCAGTCCCGTGGTGGAGACGATGCGCTCCTCCAGTCCCTGCCGTTTCAGTTCCTCGCACAGCTCCGCCGTCCGGCGGCACTGCCAGACGATGGCGTTATACACCGGCTGGCCGGTGGCCTTGTCCCAAACGATGGTGGTCTCCCGCTGGTTGGTGACGCCGATGCCGGCGATGCTGCCCTCCGGCAGCTCCCGGATGGCCTCCGCCGCCGCCAAACGCTCCGTGTCCCAGATGGTCATGGGGTCGTGCTCCACCCAGCCTGCCTGCGGATAGATCTGGGGAAAGGGATGCTGGGCCTTGGCGGCGATCTGCCCCGCCCGGTCAAATACGATGGCACGGGAGCTGGTAGTCCCCTGATCCAGTGCCAGAATATACGATGCCATAGCCGTCTCCTCTTTTCTTTTTGGTGAGTTTGTGATATACTGTCCATAGAATGATTCTTATTTTACCATAGGAAGGATGAAATTTCCATGACAAATCTCACCGAGTTCACCTTTCTCTCCAGCGACGGCAAGACCCGGCTCCACGCCATGCAGTGGCTACCAGAG
The genomic region above belongs to Vescimonas coprocola and contains:
- the glpK gene encoding glycerol kinase GlpK, whose amino-acid sequence is MASYILALDQGTTSSRAIVFDRAGQIAAKAQHPFPQIYPQAGWVEHDPMTIWDTERLAAAEAIRELPEGSIAGIGVTNQRETTIVWDKATGQPVYNAIVWQCRRTAELCEELKRQGLEERIVSTTGLLIDAYFSGTKIRWILDNVPGARQRAERGELLFGTVETWLIWKLTGQHVTDYSNASRTMLFDIHRLCWDEELCRLLQIPACMLPRPVENSAVYGTVQPGIPGLETLAGVPVCAAAGDQQAALFGQACFHPGEAKNTYGTGCFTLMNVGAEPVRSRAGLVSSVAWSVGGRTTYALEGSVFNGGSTIQWLRDELRLVDSAPECDRLAESVESSGGVVVVPAFTGMGAPYWDMYARGAILGITRGTGRAHIARAVLECIAYQVTDLMLAMRQDAGCDITALRADGGASVSDILMQMQADLLRIPVDRPAMVETTAFGAASLAGLACGLWRDTEELAALRRSQRVFLPQRPQADCDDEYRLWKKAVSRACHWAE